One genomic region from Xenopus laevis strain J_2021 chromosome 2L, Xenopus_laevis_v10.1, whole genome shotgun sequence encodes:
- the krt78.1.L gene encoding keratin, type II cytoskeletal-like, whose translation MSWSLHQRMTTSSSSGRGFSGLSLGGSSRMGTSVASASSRLSSSPASFGSRSLILSGSRKVSSVANSGRFGAGYGAVSTAGAGGFGGSGSFSGIQQVNINKSLLTPLNLETDPNISVIRKEEREKIKLLNNKFASFIDKVRFLEQQNKVLETKWSLLQKQQSPKSKSSEIESIFNTLIGNLRSQLDSLVKEKGLLDSELQGMKDHAENFKNKYELELKRRITGDSDFVSLKKDIDFTYLIQVELDIKRNALGDELDFLTKLYKEELDGIQQQTSGTSVVLSMDNSRMLDLGDIIADAKAQYENTAKKSKEEAEAAYQSKYQQLQQAAGQQGDDLKSSSKEISELNRSIQRLKNEIEGVKKQITSLKVSIQDAEKRGNIALKDAREKLVNLEGALQKAKQEMAQQLREYQTLLNVKLALDIEIATYRKLLEGEESRIYGQVSDAVTVSVVSGTKSSFDATKRSASSGVKKRGSSGVIISKTESLSQRLYQ comes from the exons ATGAGCTGGAGCTTGCACCAACGTATGACCACTTCATCAAGTTCTGGGAGAGGATTCAGTGGCCTTTCCTTGGGAGGCAGCAGCAGAATGGGAACAAGTGTGGCTTCTGCCAGCAGTCGTCTTTCTTCTAGCCCTGCCAGTTTTGGGAGTAGAAGTCTCATCTTGAGTGGCAGCAGAAAGGTATCCTCTGTAGCAAACAGTGGCAGGTTTGGAGCTGGATATGGTGCTGTATCTACTGCTGGTGCTGGAGGATTTGGTGGTTCTGGGTCCTTCTCAGGTATCCAACAAGTAAATATCAATAAAAGCCTTCTAACTCCACTCAATTTGGAAACTGATCCAAATATCTCAGTCATaaggaaagaagagagagagaagataaaACTCCTGAATAATAAATTTGCATCTTTCATTGATAAG gtTCGATTTCTTGAACAGCAGAATAAAGTTCTTGAAACCAAATGGAGCCTCTTACAGAAGCAACAAAGTCCAAAATCTAAGAGCTCTGAGATTGAATCCATTTTTAATACTCTTATTGGCAATCTTAGAAGCCAGCTGGACAGTTTGGTGAAAGAAAAGGGCCTCCTTGATAGTGAACTGCAGGGCATGAAGGATCATGCTGAGAACTTTAAGAACAA GTATGAATTAGAATTGAAAAGGAGAATCACAGGCGATAGTGATTTTGTGTCACTTAAAAAG gaTATAGATTTTACTTACCTCATCCAAGTGGAGTTGGACATCAAACGGAATGCATTAGGTGATGAACTCGACTTCCTGACAAAACTTTATAAAGAG GAACTTGATGGTATCCAACAACAAACATCTGGGACCTCAGTAGTCCTCTCTATGGACAACAGTCGTATGTTGGACCTAGGAGACATTATTGCTGATGCTAAGGCCCAGTATGAGAACACTGCAAAGAAGAGCAAAGAGGAAGCAGAAGCAGCTTATCAAAGCAAG TACCAGCAGTTGCAGCAAGCTGCAGGCCAACAAGGAGATGATCTAAAAAGCAGCAGCAAAGAGATATCAGAACTTAATAGATCCATTCAGAGACTGAAGAATGAAATTGAAGGTGTGAAAAAGCAG ATTACCAGTTTGAAGGTTTCTATTCAAGACGCTGAAAAACGGGGCAACATTGCTTTGAAAGATGCTCGGGAAAAGCTAGTTAACCTTGAAGGGGCACTGCAGAAGGCCAAGCAGGAAATGGCTCAACAGCTCAGGGAATATCAAACACTATTGAATGTGAAGCTGGCCCTTGACATTGAAATTGCCACTTATCGTAAACTACTGGAGGGAGAGGAAAGCAG GATATATGGTCAAGTCTCTGATGCAGTTACTGTCT CAGTTGTAAGTGGCACCAAGTCTTCATTTGACGCAACCAAAAGATCTGCAAGCAGCGGCGTTAAAAAAAGAGGAAGTTCTGGGGTGATAATCTCAAAGACGGAAAGCCTCAGCCAGAGACTTTATCAGTAA
- the krt78.2.L gene encoding keratin, type II cytoskeletal 1, whose amino-acid sequence MNRGQQSFGSRSVVGTKTFSSASIGGGGGGFSRGGGGRISFSSTSMSKGMGGGGAGGGGGGFMHGGGAGFSSQSLHSLGGTRKTAISTGSGRGGGGSFGGAAGVGFGGGAGGGGYGGGAGGGGFGGGGFGGGGFGGGGFGGGGGGFGGGGFGGGPGGLDGGFGGMNFPVCPPGGIQEVTINQSLLAPLNMDIDPTIQKVRTEEREQIKTLNNKFASFIDKVRFLEQQNQVLNTKWELLQEHGQKGVSKRSNIGPLFEAYISNLRRTLDGLQNDKHRLETDLRGTQDLVEDYKNKYEDEINKRTTAENEFVVLKKDVDAAYMNKVELESKVDALTDEINFLRTLYEAEVQDLQSQLSDISVVLSMDNNRVLDLDGIIAEVKCQYEEIANKSKAEAEAACAMKFQQLQATAGQHGDRVKSSKTEIADLNRMIQRLKAEIENVKKQCANLQISITEAEERGELAVKDAQKKLDELQEALKKAKEEMAKQLHEYQTLMSIKLSLDIEIATYRKLLEGEECRITGEIQNNVSISVISGSTSIGGGGFGAGGGGFGAGGGGFGAGGGGYGAGGAGGGGYGAGGAGGGGYGAGGAGGGGYGAGGAGGGGFGAGGAGGGGFGAGGYGGGGGGQFSGGYSAGGGGGGGYGMGGGGGFSSGSRQGVAIISTTSSSSSSKRNY is encoded by the exons ATGAATAGGGGTCAACAGTCATTTGGTAGCAGGTCTGTAGTGGGCACTAAGACCTTTAGCTCTGCATCGATTGGTGGTGGAGGCGGTGGCTTTAGTAGAGGTGGTGGAGGTAGAATTAGTTTTAGTTCAACTTCTATGTCTAAAGGAATGGGTGGgggtggtgctggtggtggtggaggaggaTTCATGCATGGTGGAGGTGCTGGTTTTAGTTCTCAAAGTCTCCATAGTCTTGGAGGAACAAGAAAGACTGCCATTAGTACAGGCAGTGGCCGTGGAGGAGGGGGAAGTTTTGGTGGAGCTGCTGGTGTAGGATTTGGTGGTGGTGCAGGTGGTGGAGGATATGGTGGTGGAGCAGGAGGTGGAGGATTTGGAGGTGGAGGATTTGGTGGTGGAGGATTTGGTGGTGGAGGATTTGGAGGTGGAGGTGGAGGATTTGGTGGTGGGGGATTTGGTGGTGGTCCAGGAGGATTAGATGGTGGCTTTGGTGGCATGAATTTTCCTGTATGCCCCCCTGGTGGAATTCAGGAAGTTACCATTAACCAGAGCCTTCTGGCACCATTAAATATGGACATTGATCCAACAATTCAAAAAGTGAGGACAGAAGAAAGGGAGCAAATCAAGACCCTCAACAACAAATTTGCTTCCTTCATAGACAAG GTCAGATTTTTGGAGCAACAAAACCAAGTACTGAACACAAAATGGGAACTTTTGCAAGAACATGGGCAAAAAGGTGTTTCAAAGAGAAGCAACATTGGACCTCTCTTTGAAGCTTACATCAGCAATCTGAGACGTACATTGGATGGGCTGCAGAATGACAAACATCGCCTGGAAACAGATTTGAGGGGCACTCAAGATTTGGTAGAGGATTACAAAAACAA ATATGAGGATGAAATTAACAAGCGAACCACTGCCGAAAATGAATTTGTAGTACTCAAAAAG GATGTGGATGCCGCGTACATGAACAAAGTGGAGCTGGAGTCTAAAGTCGATGCATTGACTGATGAAATCAACTTCCTCAGGACTCTATATGAAGCG GAAGTTCAAGACCTTCAAAGTCAGCTTTCAGACATCTCTGTTGTTCTGTCTATGGACAATAACCGGGTGCTGGATCTCGATGGCATCATTGCAGAGGTGAAATGTCAGTATGAGGAGATAGCCAACAAGAGCAAAGCTGAGGCTGAAGCTGCCTGTGCCATGAAG TTCCAGCAGCTACAAGCAACAGCAGGTCAGCATGGAGATAGAGTCAAAAGTAGCAAGACTGAAATTGCAGATCTGAATCGCATGATCCAGAGATTAAAGGCTGAGATTGAAAATGTGAAGAAGCAG TGTGCCAATCTGCAGATATCTATCACAGAGGCAGAGGAACGTGGAGAACTTGCTGTAAAAGatgcacaaaaaaaattagatgaacTTCAGGAAGCCCTAAAGAAGGCAAAGGAGGAAATGGCCAAGCAATTACATGAGTACCAAACACTGATGAGCATTAAGCTGTCCTTGGATATTGAAATTGCCACCTACAGAAAACTGCTAGAAGGAGAGGAATGCAG GATAACAGGAGAGATTCAAAATAATGTCAGCATTT CTGTGATCAGCGGTTCCACTTCAATTGGTGGTGGTGGATTTGGAGCTGGCGGTGGAGGATTTGGAGCTGGAGGTGGAGGATTTGGAGCTGGTGGAGGAGGATATGGAGCTGGTGGTGCAGGAGGTGGAGGATATGGAGCTGGTGGTGCAGGAGGTGGAGGATATGGAGCTGGTGGTGCAGGAGGTGGAGGATATGGAGCTGGTGGTGCAGGAGGTGGAGGATTTGGAGCAGGTGGTGCAGGAGGTGGAGGATTTGGAGCTGGAGGATATGGAGGAGGCGGAGGTGGCCAATTTTCAGGGGGATATTCTGCTGGAGGTGGAGGTGGAGGAGGCTACGGCATGGGTGGAGGTGGAGGCTTCAGTTCTGGAAGCAGACAAGGTGTCGCCATTATCTCAACAACATCTTCTTCCTCTTCAAGCAAAAGAAACTATTAA